A genomic region of Candidatus Aquicultor sp. contains the following coding sequences:
- a CDS encoding ATP-binding protein produces the protein MTNSIKQTGRPASEDVLMQGEGESRNKFAALLSIRPHLDIFIGVILLTAVLKVLHLYFESVFDLANIALLYLIPVLYGVIRWGRAATVSSAILSVIAFDYFFVPPVLSFSVADLRYLITFIIFCIIAFVTGDLASRLKDEARTARKREERTAALYALSRKMAAETDLQHLQDTIVQVIAQTIDGDAVILMPDVTGIPQIVAATTTEGVLVEESKEASADWLGKSVFIPLRTKDKTLGMIGVLPKQPERTLSGGQRQLLEAFSNLSAVAIVRLQLAAEAHKIRHIAASEKLRTALFNSVSHDLRTPLASITGAVTSLQEEGIYNSEARRALVETIKDGALRMNHMVGNILDSARLESGMLTLNKDWCDIQDIIGVALAQAQDVVRDRSIRVEIPTELPLVQADFSLIEQVIINLLYNAVNYSPQGSEISITVTPGDNDLIVAIGDRGSGIAEADKDRVFDKFYRLYSSEHVRGTGLGLSICKGLIEVHEGSIWVDVAPEGGSIFTFTLPLDSQPTVIEPITKEGVEDF, from the coding sequence ATGACGAATTCTATTAAACAAACCGGCCGACCCGCTTCAGAAGATGTGTTGATGCAAGGTGAAGGCGAGAGCCGAAATAAGTTTGCCGCTCTGTTAAGTATCAGGCCGCATTTAGACATATTTATCGGGGTTATCTTGCTGACGGCAGTGCTAAAAGTGCTGCATTTATACTTTGAATCTGTGTTCGACCTGGCCAACATAGCGTTACTCTACCTAATACCGGTGCTTTACGGCGTTATCCGGTGGGGACGAGCGGCAACGGTTTCATCGGCCATACTATCCGTTATAGCGTTCGACTATTTCTTTGTACCGCCGGTCTTGAGTTTTTCGGTCGCAGACTTGCGCTATCTCATTACCTTTATCATCTTCTGCATTATTGCCTTCGTTACCGGCGATCTAGCAAGCAGATTAAAGGATGAGGCGCGGACGGCCCGAAAGCGTGAGGAGCGAACGGCGGCCCTTTACGCGTTAAGCCGAAAGATGGCCGCCGAGACGGATCTGCAGCACCTACAGGACACGATTGTGCAGGTGATCGCTCAGACAATTGATGGCGACGCGGTCATTCTTATGCCGGATGTTACCGGCATACCGCAAATCGTAGCCGCGACAACTACTGAAGGAGTGCTCGTAGAAGAAAGCAAGGAAGCTTCGGCGGATTGGCTCGGCAAGAGCGTATTTATTCCATTGCGGACCAAGGATAAAACATTGGGCATGATAGGCGTCTTGCCGAAACAACCGGAACGGACGCTTTCCGGCGGTCAGAGACAGCTTCTTGAAGCATTTTCAAACTTAAGCGCCGTTGCCATCGTGCGCCTGCAGCTTGCTGCAGAGGCGCATAAGATACGCCACATAGCGGCATCGGAAAAGCTTCGCACCGCGTTGTTTAATTCGGTCTCGCACGACCTGCGCACTCCGTTGGCATCGATCACAGGGGCTGTGACGAGCCTTCAAGAGGAGGGAATTTACAACTCGGAAGCACGGCGGGCTTTGGTCGAAACGATCAAAGACGGGGCACTCCGTATGAATCACATGGTTGGAAACATCCTCGACTCGGCGCGCCTGGAGAGCGGTATGCTTACGTTGAATAAAGACTGGTGCGATATTCAGGATATTATTGGAGTCGCACTCGCTCAGGCTCAAGACGTCGTACGGGATCGGTCGATACGTGTCGAAATCCCAACCGAGCTCCCGTTGGTTCAAGCCGATTTCTCGCTAATCGAGCAGGTTATCATAAATCTTTTATATAACGCCGTCAATTATTCACCGCAGGGTAGCGAGATATCGATTACCGTAACCCCGGGGGATAATGATCTTATAGTAGCCATCGGCGACAGAGGTTCGGGGATAGCTGAAGCCGATAAAGATAGAGTGTTCGATAAATTCTATCGTCTATACTCATCCGAACATGTACGGGGTACCGGTCTCGGCCTTTCAATATGCAAAGGGCTTATAGAAGTACATGAGGGTTCTATCTGGGTTGATGTGGCGCCCGAAGGCGGCAGCATCTTCACGTTTACTTTGCCGCTTGATAGTCAACCCACCGTAATTGAGCCGATCACAAAAGAAGGTGTCGAAGATTTCTGA
- a CDS encoding response regulator, protein MSKISDKDKGARILIIDDETQIRRLLRVALEGHGYQVSEADSGHEGLKSAATYHPDLIILDLGLPDLDGLAVLGRIREWSSVPVIILTVIEQELEKIKALDAGADDYVTKPFSMGELLARVRVALRHIAKNEGEPVIVVGDLSIDLTHRLVTLRGKEVKLTPTEYDILKNLAVYSGRVLTHKQLLSSIWGKEYQKETHYLRIYIGQLRKKIESDPTQPEYIITEPGVGYRLKEMK, encoded by the coding sequence GTGTCGAAGATTTCTGATAAAGATAAAGGCGCGCGAATTCTAATTATCGATGATGAGACGCAAATCAGACGGCTGCTGCGGGTCGCGTTAGAAGGGCACGGGTATCAAGTGAGCGAGGCCGATTCCGGGCACGAGGGCCTAAAGTCGGCCGCAACATATCATCCCGATCTAATAATCCTCGACCTTGGCTTACCCGACCTGGATGGGTTGGCTGTTCTCGGGCGTATCAGGGAATGGTCGAGTGTTCCGGTCATCATTCTAACCGTCATCGAGCAAGAGCTCGAGAAAATCAAAGCACTCGATGCCGGCGCGGATGATTACGTGACGAAGCCGTTTAGCATGGGAGAATTATTGGCGCGTGTCCGTGTCGCGCTGAGACATATCGCTAAGAACGAGGGCGAACCCGTAATCGTCGTGGGCGATCTATCGATTGACCTGACACACCGTCTGGTTACATTAAGAGGGAAAGAAGTAAAACTAACACCTACAGAGTATGATATTTTGAAGAACCTCGCCGTTTATTCAGGTCGCGTTTTAACCCACAAACAACTATTGTCTTCAATTTGGGGGAAAGAATACCAAAAGGAAACGCACTACCTGCGCATTTACATCGGTCAGCTGCGGAAAAAAATCGAATCCGACCCGACCCAGCCTGAGTACATTATAACGGAGCCGGGCGTCGGTTATCGTTTAAAAGAGATGAAGTAG
- the rpsB gene encoding 30S ribosomal protein S2, translating into MAVVSMKHLLEAGVHFGHQTRRWNPKMKTYIFTERNGIYIIDLQQTLGLLEKAHSFIKQIAANGETVLFVGTKKQAQEAVREEAAKSAMPYVSYRWLGGMLTNFKTIQGRVKRLEYLESLGTETPSHMTKKEFLKASTEKEKLERNLGGIKDMKRLPGAVFIIDPRKERIAVQEARRLEIPIVAIVDTNCDPDEIDYVIPGNDDAIRAVTLITRVIADAALEGRETWLAQIGEEAAAKEKAVAEKALEKAQETAAAQPEGPVNIAGLPQAAVKEKADAVEQKA; encoded by the coding sequence ATGGCGGTTGTTTCCATGAAGCACCTTTTAGAAGCGGGTGTACACTTCGGGCATCAGACCCGTCGTTGGAACCCAAAGATGAAAACTTACATCTTTACCGAACGCAACGGTATCTACATTATCGACCTTCAGCAGACACTCGGTCTTCTCGAGAAAGCGCACAGCTTTATTAAGCAGATAGCGGCAAACGGCGAGACGGTCTTGTTTGTTGGAACCAAGAAGCAAGCGCAGGAAGCCGTTCGCGAAGAAGCGGCAAAATCCGCAATGCCGTATGTCAGCTATCGCTGGCTCGGCGGTATGCTTACCAACTTTAAGACAATCCAGGGTCGTGTAAAACGTCTTGAGTACCTCGAAAGTCTCGGCACAGAGACTCCTTCCCATATGACAAAGAAGGAGTTTCTAAAAGCCTCGACCGAAAAGGAAAAACTCGAGCGTAACCTCGGCGGGATCAAGGACATGAAGCGTCTTCCGGGCGCGGTGTTTATCATCGACCCGAGAAAAGAGCGCATTGCGGTTCAAGAGGCCAGGCGCTTAGAGATTCCGATCGTAGCCATTGTTGACACGAACTGCGATCCGGATGAGATCGATTATGTGATCCCAGGCAACGATGACGCAATCCGCGCCGTTACCTTGATCACTCGTGTTATCGCTGATGCGGCGCTTGAAGGCCGTGAGACCTGGCTTGCCCAGATCGGCGAAGAAGCGGCGGCAAAAGAGAAAGCTGTGGCGGAAAAAGCTTTAGAGAAAGCTCAAGAAACTGCGGCGGCACAGCCGGAAGGTCCGGTTAACATTGCAGGCTTGCCACAGGCTGCTGTCAAAGAGAAAGCAGACGCGGTCGAGCAAAAGGCATAG
- the tsf gene encoding translation elongation factor Ts, whose translation MAEITAAAVNELRKMTGCGMMDCKKALTEAKGDIVEATDMLRKKGLATLGKRAGKEAKEGIVDAYIHAGGKIGVLVEVNSETDFVARSDDFKQFVHDVALQVAAGNPLYVRREDVPDDVVQKEVEIYRAQGIEEGKPDAVLDKIATGRLEKYYQQVCLLEQTFVKNSDLTINDLLGTVVAKLGENIGIKRFSRYELGENA comes from the coding sequence ATGGCAGAAATTACTGCAGCCGCAGTTAATGAGCTGAGAAAAATGACAGGCTGCGGCATGATGGATTGCAAGAAGGCGCTCACCGAGGCTAAAGGCGACATAGTTGAAGCGACCGATATGTTGCGCAAGAAAGGCCTGGCGACGCTCGGTAAAAGGGCCGGCAAAGAGGCAAAAGAGGGTATCGTCGATGCGTACATACACGCAGGAGGAAAAATCGGCGTACTTGTAGAAGTAAACAGTGAAACCGATTTCGTTGCGCGAAGCGACGACTTTAAGCAGTTTGTACACGATGTAGCGTTGCAGGTCGCAGCGGGCAATCCGCTCTACGTGCGCCGGGAAGATGTACCGGACGATGTCGTTCAAAAAGAGGTAGAAATCTATCGCGCACAGGGTATTGAGGAGGGCAAGCCCGACGCTGTTCTCGATAAAATCGCAACAGGTCGACTCGAGAAATATTACCAGCAGGTATGCTTGCTTGAGCAAACATTCGTTAAAAACTCTGATCTAACGATCAACGATCTGCTCGGGACCGTTGTGGCTAAACTGGGCGAGAATATCGGGATAAAGAGGTTCTCCCGCTACGAGCTGGGCGAGAACGCATAA
- the pyrH gene encoding UMP kinase produces MTDYKYKRALLKLSGQSLAGNNGYGIDPEVMRSIAQQIKQLYDDHIELAIVVGGGNIFRGFEASSRGMDRATADYIGMLATVMNAIALQEAMEREGVVTRVQSALTIQEVAEPYIRRRAMRHLEKGRAVIFAAGTGNPFFSTDTAAALRALEIGADVILKATRVDGVYDSDPEKNPSAVKFSELTYIDVLNKGLRVMDTTAISLCMDNNIPIVVFNMNVPGNIKRVLMGEDIGTVVKGG; encoded by the coding sequence ATGACAGATTACAAGTACAAAAGGGCGTTGCTTAAATTAAGCGGCCAATCGCTGGCCGGCAATAACGGCTACGGGATAGATCCCGAGGTAATGCGCTCGATAGCGCAGCAAATCAAACAGCTCTATGACGATCATATCGAGCTCGCAATCGTTGTCGGTGGCGGCAACATATTCAGAGGCTTTGAAGCAAGTTCGCGAGGCATGGATAGGGCGACGGCCGACTATATCGGCATGCTTGCAACCGTCATGAATGCGATAGCGCTGCAAGAAGCAATGGAGCGCGAAGGTGTTGTGACGCGCGTGCAATCCGCACTCACAATCCAAGAAGTTGCAGAACCGTATATTCGCCGTCGTGCGATGCGCCACCTTGAAAAAGGGCGCGCCGTAATTTTCGCGGCGGGCACGGGTAACCCGTTTTTCAGTACAGATACCGCGGCCGCACTCAGAGCGCTTGAGATCGGGGCGGATGTCATCCTCAAAGCGACGCGTGTTGACGGTGTCTACGATTCAGACCCGGAAAAGAATCCAAGCGCCGTCAAGTTTAGCGAACTTACCTATATCGATGTGCTTAACAAGGGTCTTCGCGTGATGGACACGACCGCTATTTCCCTCTGTATGGATAATAATATCCCGATTGTTGTCTTCAACATGAACGTGCCAGGTAATATAAAGAGAGTACTCATGGGCGAAGATATAGGAACAGTGGTAAAAGGAGGTTAA
- the frr gene encoding ribosome recycling factor, which translates to MQNVFAKSEEKMQKAVNAIRSEFAGVRTGRASATLFDRIMVDYYGTKTPLKQVANISTPEAQLAIIQPWDKSSISTIEKAIMSSDLGVTPSNDGNVIRVPFPPLSEERRKEFVKLVKKMAEEGKVGIRNVRHEARDDLAQLEKDKAVSEDDRKRGEKKIDELTEKYVKEIDALLQHKEKELMEV; encoded by the coding sequence ATGCAGAACGTATTTGCGAAATCGGAAGAAAAAATGCAAAAGGCGGTCAACGCAATTCGGAGCGAGTTTGCCGGTGTTCGGACAGGTCGCGCTTCGGCCACGCTGTTTGACCGGATTATGGTTGATTATTACGGTACAAAGACGCCGCTCAAACAGGTAGCGAACATCAGCACGCCGGAGGCGCAGTTGGCTATCATCCAGCCGTGGGATAAATCGTCGATCTCGACGATCGAAAAGGCGATTATGTCGTCCGATCTGGGCGTTACCCCATCAAATGACGGTAACGTGATTAGGGTGCCGTTCCCGCCGCTCAGTGAGGAGAGGCGCAAGGAATTCGTGAAGCTCGTCAAAAAGATGGCGGAAGAAGGCAAAGTCGGTATTCGAAACGTACGTCACGAAGCCCGCGATGATCTCGCGCAACTCGAAAAAGACAAAGCGGTCTCCGAGGACGATCGAAAGCGCGGCGAGAAGAAAATTGATGAGCTTACCGAAAAATATGTGAAAGAAATCGACGCTCTTCTCCAGCACAAAGAAAAAGAGCTCATGGAAGTATAA
- a CDS encoding isoprenyl transferase encodes MVLDRFGLRAKQQKQREGLSIDEVKKGTIPRHVAIIMDGNGRWAKQRKQPRLMGHRAGAKTIRRVVEAAPKIGIEYLTLYAFSTENWIRPKEEVVGLMQLFEEQLRQDIDELDTEGVRILTIGGMDGVPDGTRKAFENAAERTKDNTTLTLVVAINYSGRAEIVDAVRAICNEALEGNKIPEIDEENFSHYLYTSNIPDPELLIRTSGELRISNFLLWQIAYAEFWVTETLWPDFTEADLVEAVADFQTRKRRFGGLGKD; translated from the coding sequence TTGGTACTAGATAGATTCGGTCTTCGCGCGAAACAACAGAAACAACGCGAAGGCCTTTCTATAGATGAAGTAAAAAAGGGAACGATACCGCGCCATGTCGCAATCATAATGGACGGGAACGGGCGCTGGGCTAAACAGCGCAAACAACCGAGATTGATGGGGCACAGAGCCGGCGCGAAAACCATACGGCGCGTCGTAGAAGCGGCCCCGAAGATAGGCATCGAGTACCTGACGCTCTACGCGTTTTCGACCGAGAACTGGATCAGGCCGAAAGAAGAAGTGGTGGGCCTGATGCAACTGTTTGAGGAACAGCTGAGGCAGGATATCGACGAACTCGATACCGAAGGCGTTCGAATTCTCACAATCGGCGGGATGGACGGCGTACCGGATGGTACCAGGAAAGCCTTTGAGAATGCCGCAGAGCGCACAAAAGACAACACGACGCTTACCCTTGTCGTTGCCATTAATTACAGCGGCCGGGCTGAAATCGTCGATGCCGTCAGGGCTATATGTAACGAAGCTCTCGAAGGAAACAAAATTCCTGAAATAGATGAGGAAAACTTCTCTCATTACCTGTATACTTCAAATATACCAGACCCCGAGTTGCTTATACGTACGAGCGGTGAGCTTAGGATAAGCAACTTTCTCCTCTGGCAGATAGCATATGCCGAATTCTGGGTTACGGAAACACTATGGCCCGATTTTACCGAGGCCGATCTAGTAGAGGCGGTAGCCGACTTCCAAACCCGCAAAAGAAGATTCGGCGGATTAGGCAAAGATTAA
- a CDS encoding phosphatidate cytidylyltransferase, translated as MLRERVISTLVGVPVIIACLLLGKFVFTFLIAVVATIAIDELYSMFVLRDYKPSIPLGVIGGLVVVVSALAAGSSGIITTLIAIMIIALMRLAFAQTTIVDTALTVFGIVYVSLSLSHTVLLYTVEYGFIGVLLVFIGTWVSDIGAYGIGSAIGKRKIAPAISANKTLEGLLAGMFTPAVVIAILFVLPWLPFAARQGMPLALIEGFTMGLLIGIAAPIGDLVESRIKREVRVKDSGVLIPGHGGFMDRFDSLMFAAVVGYYFWLLIT; from the coding sequence ATGCTAAGAGAACGAGTCATCAGTACGCTGGTTGGAGTTCCGGTAATCATCGCATGCTTGCTGTTGGGGAAATTTGTTTTCACCTTTTTAATCGCTGTAGTTGCAACAATCGCTATCGACGAACTGTATTCGATGTTTGTGCTGCGAGACTACAAACCGAGCATTCCGCTTGGCGTCATTGGAGGCCTCGTGGTCGTCGTCAGCGCGCTTGCGGCGGGCTCTTCAGGAATTATCACGACGCTTATAGCAATTATGATAATTGCGCTCATGCGGCTGGCGTTTGCACAAACCACGATTGTCGACACGGCGCTAACGGTATTCGGTATAGTGTATGTGTCGCTGTCGTTGAGCCATACGGTATTGCTTTACACGGTCGAGTACGGCTTCATAGGGGTTTTGCTCGTCTTTATCGGTACATGGGTAAGCGATATCGGCGCATACGGAATCGGCAGTGCAATCGGTAAGAGAAAAATCGCACCGGCTATAAGCGCAAACAAGACGTTGGAAGGTCTGCTTGCCGGGATGTTCACGCCGGCCGTAGTCATCGCTATATTATTCGTGCTTCCGTGGCTGCCGTTTGCAGCCCGGCAAGGCATGCCTTTGGCGCTTATAGAAGGCTTTACGATGGGATTATTGATCGGAATTGCCGCACCGATTGGCGATCTCGTTGAGTCGAGAATCAAGCGAGAAGTGCGGGTTAAAGACTCGGGGGTTCTAATACCGGGTCACGGCGGATTCATGGATAGGTTCGATAGCTTAATGTTTGCGGCAGTCGTCGGGTACTACTTCTGGCTGCTGATTACGTAG
- a CDS encoding 1-deoxy-D-xylulose-5-phosphate reductoisomerase yields the protein MKNIVILGSTGSIGTQTVDVVKRHPERFNVIGLAAHRNIETLAQQIEEVKPQVVVVTDKDKALELASQGIKNVEIAAGLEGLEELAAHPGADLVLNALVGSVGLKSTLAALRSGKTLALANKESMVAGGAIVNRVREETGAEILPVDSEHNAIFQCMIGELKDEVKRIIITASGGPFRGKAFEELKAVTVAQALAHPRWTMGPKITIDSATLMNKGLEVIEARWLFDMPYEKLDVVVHPQSIIHSMVEFEDGSIKAHLGQTDMRIPIQYAISYPERLQSPLPSLDFAELRMLTFEEPDVKNFRCLQYAYDAIKLGRTYPAVLNAANEEAVEAFLNGAIAFTDIPRIIHSVMDMHNGADETDLGILLEAEAKARSDARLIIKAIH from the coding sequence TTGAAGAATATAGTAATTTTGGGCTCAACAGGGTCTATCGGAACACAGACGGTCGATGTTGTGAAGCGACATCCCGAGCGTTTTAACGTCATAGGCTTGGCGGCGCACCGCAATATCGAAACACTGGCTCAACAAATCGAAGAGGTAAAGCCGCAGGTTGTTGTTGTAACCGATAAGGATAAAGCCCTTGAGCTTGCCTCACAAGGCATCAAAAACGTCGAAATTGCCGCGGGCTTAGAAGGGCTTGAGGAACTCGCAGCGCACCCGGGCGCCGATCTCGTTCTCAACGCGCTGGTAGGGTCGGTCGGCTTAAAGTCAACGCTGGCGGCGCTTAGAAGCGGCAAAACGCTTGCTCTTGCAAACAAAGAATCAATGGTTGCCGGGGGCGCAATCGTTAATCGTGTACGAGAAGAAACAGGCGCCGAGATTCTGCCTGTCGATAGCGAGCATAACGCCATATTTCAGTGTATGATCGGCGAGCTCAAAGACGAGGTAAAGAGAATCATAATAACCGCATCGGGCGGCCCGTTCCGTGGTAAAGCGTTTGAAGAGCTTAAAGCAGTAACCGTAGCCCAAGCGCTCGCACATCCCCGCTGGACGATGGGCCCGAAGATTACGATTGATTCCGCAACTTTGATGAACAAGGGGCTCGAAGTAATAGAGGCGCGGTGGCTGTTCGATATGCCGTACGAAAAGCTCGACGTCGTCGTGCACCCGCAAAGCATCATCCACTCAATGGTGGAATTCGAGGACGGGTCGATCAAAGCGCATCTCGGCCAGACCGATATGCGCATCCCGATACAATATGCGATATCATACCCGGAGCGGCTACAATCGCCGCTACCATCGCTCGATTTCGCCGAATTGCGGATGCTTACGTTCGAAGAGCCGGATGTAAAGAATTTTCGATGCTTGCAATACGCCTATGATGCGATCAAGCTTGGAAGGACCTATCCGGCGGTCCTCAATGCAGCCAACGAAGAAGCAGTCGAAGCATTTTTAAACGGCGCTATTGCGTTCACGGATATACCTCGCATTATCCACTCGGTTATGGATATGCACAATGGTGCCGACGAAACCGATTTGGGTATATTACTGGAGGCAGAAGCAAAGGCACGGTCCGACGCCCGGCTAATAATTAAGGCGATACATTAA
- the rseP gene encoding RIP metalloprotease RseP: MGLGLIIFIHEFGHFTAGKLMGLKVREFMFGLPGPRVLSLKWGETEYGVTALPFGGYVRFAGVESELQTEEDEEDRNTPPERKYDTQPRWKKAIIMVAGPLMNIILCVVLVAVMLMFQGMPKDPASGGSNILGRVSKSSPAQKVGLKEGDRVISVDGKKVKTWNGLVSGLKSKPGKQVTIVVDRNGKTLTLLPTLDKKNGKGFLGISIGFKQLNPFAAAWQGLVTTWLIVKFMVVTLYTVITTNLGLLVKDSAGPVRIVSESAKIAQESFWQFIWFMAIISVNIGIVNLLPIPPLDGGRLAILGIEGIKRGPVNQKLVYAVNAIGMALLLALMVYFVYADIAKIVAGTPFPGGG, encoded by the coding sequence ATTGGATTAGGTCTCATAATCTTCATACATGAGTTCGGTCATTTTACCGCCGGTAAATTGATGGGACTTAAAGTAAGGGAATTCATGTTCGGCCTACCGGGCCCGCGAGTCCTCTCGCTCAAATGGGGTGAAACCGAGTACGGCGTAACGGCTCTGCCGTTCGGCGGCTACGTTAGGTTTGCGGGCGTCGAATCCGAGCTGCAAACAGAAGAGGATGAAGAGGACAGAAATACGCCCCCGGAGCGTAAGTATGATACCCAGCCGCGCTGGAAAAAAGCGATCATCATGGTTGCGGGACCGCTTATGAATATTATTCTGTGCGTGGTGCTGGTCGCTGTTATGCTTATGTTCCAGGGTATGCCGAAAGATCCAGCCTCTGGGGGGAGCAATATCCTCGGCCGGGTTTCGAAATCTTCGCCGGCGCAGAAAGTCGGTCTTAAGGAAGGCGATAGAGTTATCTCGGTGGACGGTAAGAAAGTAAAGACATGGAACGGCTTGGTAAGCGGTTTGAAGAGCAAACCCGGCAAACAGGTCACCATTGTAGTCGACCGCAACGGCAAAACGCTCACATTATTACCGACTCTCGATAAGAAAAACGGTAAAGGATTCTTAGGTATCAGCATAGGATTCAAGCAGCTCAATCCGTTTGCGGCGGCATGGCAAGGGCTGGTCACAACATGGCTTATCGTAAAATTTATGGTGGTCACGCTGTACACGGTAATTACGACGAATCTTGGGTTGTTGGTAAAAGACAGCGCCGGGCCGGTACGTATCGTGTCCGAATCCGCCAAAATCGCGCAGGAAAGTTTCTGGCAGTTCATATGGTTCATGGCGATAATCAGCGTGAATATCGGTATCGTCAATCTGCTTCCGATTCCTCCGCTCGACGGCGGGCGGCTCGCAATTCTGGGCATCGAGGGCATAAAACGCGGCCCGGTGAACCAGAAGCTGGTTTATGCGGTCAATGCCATCGGCATGGCGCTGTTACTCGCGCTCATGGTCTATTTCGTATATGCGGATATAGCTAAGATTGTAGCGGGGACACCGTTCCCGGGTGGTGGGTAA